The Camelina sativa cultivar DH55 chromosome 16, Cs, whole genome shotgun sequence sequence GATCTTACACCTGataattttgatattatatttagtcccctctaatttttttagttatgtcaGAAACACACAAGGTTTGTGTTTGTATCAAGAACACCCTATATTTTTGGGGAGTTTGCGAACATATTAAtttgtggaaaagaaaaaaatatgagataaatgtccaaaaatattagtaaagaATTTTACTTACGCAAAATATCCCATACTTTCATTTTACTAGCATCTGTGATATGTTTggaaaatattatctttttatcACAGACAATAATATCATCTCAtatgttttgaatttattttctgttGATTGACCGGATGATAACCAATTCATCAGTGAATTTTTTCGTAATAGCAGTTCGTTGATTACAGTCAACTTAATCCGcttttcaagaaaagaaaatagaggCATAGAGTAATTGAAGGATGGTCAAGTAATTGTAAACCCATATCAACTCCAACCAAATGTAaagtaattagtttttttttctaaattactttaggaaattatatattcttGATTTATAAAacagtttcagtttctttttcccCAACaaacgtttttttctttctttcttagtcttcttctcatcatcacgTTTGAAGAATGCTCATGATCAtcgaatcaagaagaagaaaaagatggatCCAAAGTTATTGTTTTGCTTACCACAAGGAGATGCATTGTTCAATCCCCTTAATACCATGTTTATTCAAATGGCTTGCATTCTCGTCTTCTCACAGTTGTTCTATCTCCTTCTTAAACCGTGTGGCCAAGCTGGTCCTGTTGCCCAGATTCTCGtaagaatattttatttcttgcgTTACAAGAAAGACTCAGTTTTTAGGGCTGTGAAAAATTTCTaacaatattttatgttttgttacccatctttggtttttttttaggcTGGGATTGTGTTGAGTCCTGTTCTGCTCTCTAGAATACCTACAGTGAAGGAATTCTTCCTCCAAAAAAACGCAGCAGATTattactctttcttctctttcgctTTGCGAACATCTTTCATGTTCTTGATCGGTCTTGAAGTCGACCTACATTTCATGAAAAGAAATTTCAAGAAAGCAGCAGTGATTACCTGCAGCTCATTCTTGGCGTGCGGCCTCCTGAGTTTCGCTTTCTTATGGTTATTCATCCCTATGTTTGAGATCAAAGAAGATTACTTTACGCTTTTCTTGGTTCTTCTCATTACCGTCTCTAACACGGCATCTCCTGTTGTATTCCGTTCAATAGCCGATTGGAAACTAAACACATCTGAGATCGGACGGCTAACAATCTCATGTGCGCTGTTCATCGAATTAACAGACGTCGTTCTCTACACTGTAATCATTGCGTTCATCTCTGGATCTATGATAGGTGATCTCGTCCTATTTGTTTTCGGGACTGGATTCCTAATTTTGCTCAACAGGTTCTTAGCTCCATGGCTTCCAAAGAGGAACCCTAAAGAGAAGTACCTCTCAAAGGCTGAAACTTtggttttcttcatcttccttctcaTCATCGGTATAACAATCGAATCCTACGATGTCAATTCCTCGGTTTCGGTTTTCGCCATCGGCATAATGTTTCCTCGACAAGGAAAGACTCACAGAACGTTGATTCAACGGCTTAGTTACCCGATCCACGAGTTTGTTCTCCCGGTTTACTTTGGCTACATCGGCTTCAGATTCAGCATCATCGCGTTAACCACACGCTATTACATCGGTCTAGTTATTATAGTGATTGTAACCTTAGCTGGGAAATTTATTGGTGTAATAAGCGCTTGTATGTACCTCAAGATCCCCAAGAAACATTGGTTTTTCTTACCCGCCATTCTCTCTGTTAAAGGCCATgtgggtcttcttcttctcgactCAAACTATTCCGAAAAGGTACGTCTACATAATGTTCTAgagtctcatattttttttttcaagaaaatataaGAGTTACCATAACAAATATTGAACATAGCTTACAATATTATTGAACTGATTCATCTTCATGACAATATCAATTATCCTTCAAAAACTTATTGTTCTTTTTGTGACAATGTTTGTCTGAATCTACCTGTAGAAATGGTGGACCACAACAATCCATGATATGATGGTGGCTGCTTTGGTGATCACGACGCTAGTAAGCGGTGTTCTGGCGTCTTTCTTGCttaaaggaagagagaaagactTTGCTTACGAGAAGACTTCGCTTGAATCTCACGACACCAACGAGGAATTACGCGTTTTATCCTGCGTATACGGAGCCCGTCAAGCTCGCGGTGCGATCTCTCTTGTCTCGGCCTTGAGCGGTTCTCGCGGAGCTTCGAAGCCGTTCTCGCCTCTGCTTATGCACCTTGGACCGCTtcccaagaaaagaaaatctgaaTTGATGTATCATGAGCACGACGAAGATGGAGCCAATGCGAATGGAGATGACGAATTCGGGACCAACGATGGTTTAGAGATCAACGATTCGATTGATTCGTTTGCTAAAGACAGCAAAATCTTGATCCAACAGGTGAAACTCGTGACGCAGATGCTTAACATGCACGCAGAGATCTGTAATGCAACAGAGGATCTTCGCGTTTCGATTGTATTTCTTCCGTTTCATAAACACCAGAGGATTGATGGGAAGACTACAAACGATGGAGAACTTTTAAGACAGATGAACCGGAATGTTCTAAGGCACGCTCCGTGTTCGATCGGTATTTTCGTGGACCGAAACATAACGGGATTTCAGCAGCCGCACGGGTTTGACTCGGTACAACACGTTGCGGCATTGTTCTTTGGTGGTCCGGATGATCGCGAGGCTCTTGCTCTGTGCAAATGGCTCTCGAACAACGCCCTAATTCATCTCACAGTTATACAGTTCGTGTCGGAGGATTCAAAGGCAGAGACTCCGGTTGGAAATGCGACAACACGAGATAATAACGAGGTTTTTTTGGATGTAATGGGAAGGGATCAAACTGAACAAGAAACAGATCGGAGCTTCTTAGAAGAATTCTATAACAGGTACCTTATTTATACATTGTTTTGTCACTACTCTGTTTTGTGTACTTTGTTTCTGATAAGAGCTCCGTTTCCCGCCGCTACTTTGTTTCGTTGTCTCTGGTCTGAGTTTAAGGAAACTGTAATTTACAGAGTTAAAAATTGAGTTTCCATCAAAGAAACGacttttgatattattttttgactGTACAACAGATTTGTAACGACGGGAGAAGTGGGGTTCATAGAGAAGCGTGTGAGCAATGGACCGCATACGCTGACGATTCTAAGAGAGATCGGAGAGATGTATTCACTGTTTGTGGTCGGAAAGAGCAGAGGAGATTGTCCTATGACGCTGAGGATGAAAGATTGGGAAGAGTGTCCGGAGCTAGGAACTGTCGGTGATTTCTTGGCTTCATCTTTAGATGTAAATGCGTCTGTATTAGTAGTTCAAAGACAAAGATATTCACACGATAGCTTTTTAGATGATTAGCAAACGTTTTTAGTTTATGGAAATTTTATTATCAgaacctaaacctaaaaaacaaaatgattcagTTTATGAAGAATTTAAGACATGCCATTGTAGGTGTCACATATGAATTACTCTGAAAATTTAACAGATGGCTTGATTAACCGGAGCTTAACGGTATTACCGGAATTAAATGGTTCTGTTCAGAGACAATTATATATGGAAATTgagtaaaagaatatatagGTTTCTGAAACTCTGTTTTCAGCAACTATGGCTACTCTTCAAGGCTTGGTCTCTCTGCTCTTGTGCTTCCATTGTATCACATAGACTTGACCCTTTGGTCTCAGGAAGAAGCAAAACGAATAACCCTACACCTGACATCGTAAATCCAAAAACTGCAAAAGATAGTGACGGAAGATTTCTTCCAACCGAAGCAATGATTGGACAACAAGCTCCTCCAACCACAAGCGCTTGTCTAAGCATCGTTGTTGCGCTATTTCTCACGCATGTAGGGAATAGCTCAACCATATAAACCGCCATTAAATTGAATCCAATCCTAGCGCAAAAGAAAGAACCGAGTTCGAGAGCGAATGCGATTTTTGTTCTCCCCAAAAGGCTCATAACGAAACATAGCACTCCTGATGCACCTCCAATTAAGCAATTTACAAGCATAGAGCTTCTCCTGCTAAATTTCTCTAGCAAGATCGGTGTGATAACAAACGTCGGTAACTCCACCATTGCGTTTAGGGCTTCGCTCAGATAGATGTTCACTTTTATGTCTCTAACCGCTAATGGAACTCCATAGTACGACATTCCCAACCCAAACATTATGATCATAACAAGTACGATTCTTCGAAAAGCCCATTTCCTGATGAACAAGTCCTTGATAGAAGAGCTTGAAGTTAGTTCTAATGTTTCTTTTGGAGGTAACCTAGAAAACGCGGATTCCAAGTAACCTCTCTTTGCAGGTGAAATTCTTTTGAGCACTTCAATGGCTTCATCATTCTTCCCTTCCAAATGGAGCCAGCGCGGCGACTCTAGGGCAAAAAAATAGATGACAATACTGTGGATTCCTGCAGGAACGGATGTGCATAGATAGAGAACTTTCCAGGAATCGTGTCGGACAAGGTAAGCGATTCCAGATAGCGACATGAACCCTAACACAAACAGAGTAAAAGGAATCATAGTAGCTCGCGGTCTCCATTTAGTGGAAACTCGCTCACTTATCAGAACTAACGCGTATGTACCAGTCTGGGAACGGGCGAATCCGATCACGAACTTTAAGAAAGAGTAGATCCATATGTTGGAGGATAAAGAAATCGAGATTCCAGTGAGTGACATTGCGAAAGtcgagaaaaaaagaagttgctTCCGTCCCAAGGTACCGTCTGGGATCATAGCCAAGAAGATTCCTCCAACTATAGAACCCACATAAAAAGTTGAACTAGGTAGACTTCTGAGAAGGGAGCTCGAGCACTCGAGATCGAACTCTGAAATGACTGATTTACCCTTGAAACCACCGTCGTCCCACTCCCAAGCTGACCGGGGAATCTTACAGATATCGGTAGTTGCCGGATTGCAGATCGTGTGGTCGAGACAGTGCCACGTAGGATATGCATCTGTGAAGACGGTGATGAATATCTGGTGGGAATCGAAGGTTAAGGCGAGTCCAACAAGAACTATCTGTAAGAACTGCGAGAATCCGAAATCAGACAAGCTttgttcgaggatcttgccgaAAGTTAGAGGCGACGAAgtgtcttcatcttcttcaaggTGTGTCAACAATGGTGCTGACGAATCCGCCATTGTTGCTTACTTTAAACGATCTTGTTGAGGTCGTGAGAATTATTacatcaaaaattaaaacaatcaaactagTGGTACTTGACTCATATATAATCTGAAAACCAACATCTCGCATTTAGTGTGTGGTCAAGAGATCTGATCTCTATAATGATCGATCAGTGATTGagatttgtattttattttgtcttttcgAACAACTGTTTAAGATTTGTATCTTTGTGGCCCTTCACCTTTTAAGTATTAAATAGCCAATAATTGAAGcacaatatgaataaaatacatatttgctGATGTAAGTACGTGCGACTTACCACCACCATGGATACTTCTGCTTATAAATTAATAGTGGGCCATTAAGTAAAGCCCAGTATAAGGTTAGCTCAGACTCAAATTGTAAAGCCCGGTTTGTTATACCTCGCACGTGTGTCCCACGTCGACAGGTACGTTGTGTTTCCACTTGTTGCAGAGCATGGGTGAGAGACATGACCACTTGTCACTTGAGCTTAACGTCTCGCCAagaaattatgtaattttttttttttttttgaagagtaTACAACGAATAAAGCAAGGGGACTATGAAATCGAATAGTGTTATTATAAGCTTGGATTATAAGATTTCTATATCTGCATCTACCGCCACCATTCTCACTGGTGACTTGCCACCTTgtgttagatatatatattgttaaaatgaATATGCATCTCGAATAattgaaacaaaagaatatgcACATTCGAACGCAGTGAATTGTGCTTATTATTGTTACGATTCGAATCAAGAACAATATGAATTGGTCTCACAAATCTCACGAATCACTTTCTCAATCGAAATCAATGTGAAATCAAAGaatgaagataaagaaaacaagaacacaagacACACAATTGTTAACCCGGTTCAGCGAGATCGGTGTGATCAAGCCTATATCCGGAGCCGAATCAATCCGGCAAATTCACTATCAAGCAAGGTGAATCTCAGCTCAAGCTCGAGCTTACAACAATGGTGAACTCTCTCTCTAAGTTTTCCTCACACTTGAACAAACTCAGAACcgatacaaaagaagaagaagcttaaaaaataagaaaactcagCATCTTTATATATACCAACGAACCCTCCACTGCAGTTAGAAGTTTCGcatttggcttcttctttctGGTTTAGTCACATTCCTCTAAACCGGAGATAACCACCCAATCCAACTCTTCTTGACTCCGGTTACGTCTAACCAAGATCAAATCAGGAATTGAATCAGAAACCTTCAACACTCCACCTTGATTCGATTCCTCTCTTGCTCAATGAACTTGCACTAACTTGGATTTAACCTTCAGCAAAGATGATATCACATCTTATTTGTGCTTGAGCAACTTTAGAAACTCTAAAGCTGCCTTAAGCTTTTGCACAGGAATGCCTTTTGTAAGCATGTCTGCAGGATTCACTGAAGTGTGAATCTTCTGAACATCAACCTCCCCAGATTCTATAATGTCTCTGATGAAATTGTACTTCACACCAATATGCTTTGTCCTCTCGTGGAAAGTGTTGTTTTTCGATAAGCATATTGCAGACTGTGAATCACTCCAAACTGTGATTTTCTCTTGACTATAACCCATATCTTCAAGCAACCCTTTCAGCCACAGAGCTTCTTTCACAGCCTCGGTAAGTGCCATATACTCAGCTTCAGTTGTTGATAATGCAACAACAGCCTGCAAACTCGATTTCCAACTTACAGTGTTTCCTCCAACTGTAAACACATAACCACCAGTTGACCTTCTTCGAACGAGATCGCCTGCATAATCTGAATCACCGAAACCTTCTATCTTCAGATCATTACCCTTAGTAAATGTCAGATTCAAATCACTAGCTCCTCTCAAATATCTCAGCAACCATTTAACAGCTTCCCAGTGAACATGGCCAGGTTTACTCATAAACCTACTCACCAAACCAACAGCATGAGCAATATCAGGTCGAGTACCCACCATGGCATACATCACACTTCCGACTGCACTTGCATAAGGAGTTTTATCAAGATTTACACACTCACTTTCATTCTTAACAGCTTTCAGTTTAAAATGTGCCCCAATTGGAGTATCCACAGCATGAGCTTTACTCATATTAAACCGTTTTAACACCTTCTCCAAATAACCAGATTGAGATAAGGTCAGAGTTCCTCCTTTTCTGTTTCTAGTTATATCAATCCCTAGGATTCTACTTGCTGCACCCATATCCTTCATCTCAAATTCCCTACTTAATCCTTCCTTGAGCTTATTTATCTCAGTTATACTCTTAGCCGCAAGCAACATGTCGTCTACATATAACAGTAAGTAGACAAGTTCTCCAGAACATACCTCTTTAACATATACACACTGATCATAGTCACTCCTGATGAACTCTTGTTTGATCATGAAGGCATTAAACCTCTTGTTCCATTGTCTAGGTGCTTGCTTAAGTCCGTATAATGATTTCTTCAGCAAACAAACTTGATCTTTACCTGGATTCTCCTCATAACCCTCAGGTTGTTCCATATACAACGGTTGATCAAGCTCTCCATGAAGGAAAGCGGTTTTAACATCCATCTGTTCAAGCTCAAGATTGTCTTTGACAACCAATGACATTAGGGTTCTGATGGATATGTGTTTCACCACTGGTGCAAACACTTCCTGATAGTCGATTCCTTCTCTTTGTGTAAAGCCCCTTGCTACTAATCTAGCTTTATATCTTTCAGGTTCTACACCAGGAATGCCAGGCTTCTTCTTGTAAAGCCATCTACAATCAATAACCTTTTCGTTCTCAGGTCTATTCACGACTTCCCAAGTTCCATTTTTCTTTAAGGAACTCATCTCATCTGACATTCCTGCATCCCACTCTTTACTGTGCTTGTCTGTGATAGCCTCATGATAACATTTAGGATCTTCACAAACTACCTCTTCTGCAGTTAttaatgcaaatgcaaactgTGAATAATCTGATAACTTGGCTGGAGCTTTAATCTCTCTTCGTACTCTATCTCTTGCCAACTGATAATGCTTTAAGCTTGCAACCGGTGCGTGTGCTTCTTCCTCAGGCTCGAAATACTCTGTTTCTGAGTCACTCACTTCCTCTATATTAGCTCCACCTGAATTTGAACTTTCTCCTTGTTCCAGCCCTAGTTTACCAAACTCAAGTAACACCTTATCACCTTTAACCTCAGTCGTCTTTTCATTCTGAACTTTACCTGTCAACTCCTTGTACATCATCTCTTCGTGAAACATGACATTTCGACTGATCACACATTTCAACTCCTCAAGCAACCAAACTTTATACCCCTTAGTTCCTTGAGGATAGCCCAGAAACACTCCTTTTAAAGCTCTTGGTTTAAGCTTTCCCTGATCTTGATGCACATAAGCGATTGATCCAAACCTTCTTAAATGCTTATATCCAGGTTTTCTGTTTAACCACAACTCTTCAGGAACATTATGATCTATTGCAGATGCTGGTGATCGATTTATCAGATATGCAGCAGTAGATGCAGCCTCAGCCCAAAACTTTTCTTCCAGACCAGATTCATTCAACAAACACCGGACCTTCTCCATAAGGGTTCTATTCATTCtttcagctactccattctgtTCTGGAGTATAAGTACAAGTCCTATGTCTTTCAATACCATTCTTCTtacaaaactcatcaaacttAGAGTTACAGAACTCTAAACCATTATCAGTTCTAAGAATTTTTACCTTCTTACCAACTTGATTCTCAACCAGTTCCTTCCACTCACAAAAACGGTCAAATGTCTCATCTTTAG is a genomic window containing:
- the LOC104752374 gene encoding cation/H(+) antiporter 2 translates to MDPKLLFCLPQGDALFNPLNTMFIQMACILVFSQLFYLLLKPCGQAGPVAQILAGIVLSPVLLSRIPTVKEFFLQKNAADYYSFFSFALRTSFMFLIGLEVDLHFMKRNFKKAAVITCSSFLACGLLSFAFLWLFIPMFEIKEDYFTLFLVLLITVSNTASPVVFRSIADWKLNTSEIGRLTISCALFIELTDVVLYTVIIAFISGSMIGDLVLFVFGTGFLILLNRFLAPWLPKRNPKEKYLSKAETLVFFIFLLIIGITIESYDVNSSVSVFAIGIMFPRQGKTHRTLIQRLSYPIHEFVLPVYFGYIGFRFSIIALTTRYYIGLVIIVIVTLAGKFIGVISACMYLKIPKKHWFFLPAILSVKGHVGLLLLDSNYSEKKWWTTTIHDMMVAALVITTLVSGVLASFLLKGREKDFAYEKTSLESHDTNEELRVLSCVYGARQARGAISLVSALSGSRGASKPFSPLLMHLGPLPKKRKSELMYHEHDEDGANANGDDEFGTNDGLEINDSIDSFAKDSKILIQQVKLVTQMLNMHAEICNATEDLRVSIVFLPFHKHQRIDGKTTNDGELLRQMNRNVLRHAPCSIGIFVDRNITGFQQPHGFDSVQHVAALFFGGPDDREALALCKWLSNNALIHLTVIQFVSEDSKAETPVGNATTRDNNEVFLDVMGRDQTEQETDRSFLEEFYNRFVTTGEVGFIEKRVSNGPHTLTILREIGEMYSLFVVGKSRGDCPMTLRMKDWEECPELGTVGDFLASSLDVNASVLVVQRQRYSHDSFLDD
- the LOC104752375 gene encoding organic cation/carnitine transporter 5; translation: MADSSAPLLTHLEEDEDTSSPLTFGKILEQSLSDFGFSQFLQIVLVGLALTFDSHQIFITVFTDAYPTWHCLDHTICNPATTDICKIPRSAWEWDDGGFKGKSVISEFDLECSSSLLRSLPSSTFYVGSIVGGIFLAMIPDGTLGRKQLLFFSTFAMSLTGISISLSSNIWIYSFLKFVIGFARSQTGTYALVLISERVSTKWRPRATMIPFTLFVLGFMSLSGIAYLVRHDSWKVLYLCTSVPAGIHSIVIYFFALESPRWLHLEGKNDEAIEVLKRISPAKRGYLESAFSRLPPKETLELTSSSSIKDLFIRKWAFRRIVLVMIIMFGLGMSYYGVPLAVRDIKVNIYLSEALNAMVELPTFVITPILLEKFSRRSSMLVNCLIGGASGVLCFVMSLLGRTKIAFALELGSFFCARIGFNLMAVYMVELFPTCVRNSATTMLRQALVVGGACCPIIASVGRNLPSLSFAVFGFTMSGVGLFVLLLPETKGSSLCDTMEAQEQRDQALKSSHSC